TTCCGGTCCATGTGGCCGGTCGTCCCGTCGCAGCGCATCATGCTCGTGAGGGGCGCTCCGTCCTTCTCCCTCGCCTTAGGCTCCCAGAACTTGCCCATGCATCACCCCCAGAGGGAGTCGAACTCCCGTTTCTCGAACGTCTGCTCCGACGACCGGAGCGACGTGTTCCATGCCTTGATTCCCCTCCGCTCCAGCTCCGGCAGGAACTGGGCGAAGAAGTCCTCCTGGACCCGGAAGGCCTGCTTCTTGGGCTTCTTCTCGACGTAGTGCTGGCCGCTTCTGGCGGCGCCCATCTCCTCCTCCGGGTAGAAGTGGAAGCCCCCCCGGACGTTCAGGTCGAGCCCGACGAAGACGACCTCCTCGTACCCGCAGGACACCGCCACCTGAAGCGCGCACGGCCCGCCGCCCGCGATGATCCAGCCGTCCCGAAAGACGTCGTAGTCGTCCGGGAGCCTCGGGAGCCGCTCTTCCCGCCTCCACTCGGTGCGGCAGTACTTGGCGAGCATCGCGGGGCGAAAGCACCCCTCCAGCCTCACCGCACTGAAGCGGGTCTCCGAGAGCGCCGTCTTCTCCACGATCTCCCTCCCCCGCAGCTTCATCAGCTTGCCGTAGGTGAAGACGTGGAACCGGCCCACGAGCGCCAGGTAGGACAAGTTGGTGCCGATCACGTCGCAGTCGATCCGGGTCAGGTCGTGGTCCCCCACGCTGGGCCCGCCGCACAGGATCACGCACCGCCTATTGGGCATAGAAACCCTCCAGCTCCCCGCGCTCGAAGCACGTCAGCGCCGAGTCCGGCGCCAGGTTCAGGACCTTCGGCCCGCCGGCCAGCCGCTCCGCCATCTGTTCCATGATGCTTCGCTGTCGCTGCCTCGTGCTGTCCCACGAGATGTGCTCCCCCTCCTCGGGGAAGGCGTGGCCGCTTCCGTTGCCCATGTCGTACCCGATCACCCCGATCGTGTAGAACCCCATGTAGGCGGCGGCCTCCAGCGCGAACTGCCCGCAGAACTGCGCGGAGCTGCCCACGTGGAGCGGGCTCAGGGGCTGCTTCCGCCCCCTCAGTGGCCGGACCCGCACGACCTTGACGTCCATCTTCCGGATGGGCCGCTTGTCGAGCTGCTGCTCGGTCCTGGTAATGACGATGCCCTCCGGCCTCCACGCCCCGTCCTCGATCTCGCCCCAGTAGCAGGACTTCCTCAGGATCACGTGAAACGGCGGGTTGACCAGCCTCCACGTCCGGTGCATGCCGATGACCACGACGTTCGGCTTCAGCCGGTCGAAGTCCACCAGCTCGAGCGAGGGGCCGTTCCCCAGGAGGAGGCATGTCTCCCCCCTCCTCAGGTCCTTCAGCATCAGTGGGTCTAAGATTTGCACGGAAACACCTCGTCGAATGTCGTTTTGCGTGACACGGGATCGCCCGTCTCCGGGTTTGTGTTGATGAGCCGGAGCCCCAGCTTCTCCATCGTCGGCCAGGCCTCCCGGAGCCAGCGCTGCTGCCAGTCCATGTAGGGCTGGCTCGTCTTCCCTCCCTCGTACCAGTGGAGGCCCCTGTCCAGCCGCAGGTCAAAGCCCGCAAAGACGAGCTCCCGAAAGCCGAGGTAGTGGGCCGCCTGGATCGCGCAGGCGACCACGCAGCACAGCACCCACCCCTTCCGGGCAAGGTCCGGCTCGAAGTGGTAGCCCTCCGCCCGTACGCGCTTCCAGATATGCGTCGTCGGGGTCATGGCTCCCTTGCAGGGGAAGGCCGTCAGCATCAGCCCGGCGGAGACCACCTCGTCCAGCCTCGGCCCGATCTCCCTCGTCAGGCCCGGGTCAACCATGACGTAGAAGTCCAGGGGAGCGCTCGTGATCCTCCGGTAGGTGCGGTTGGTCCCGATGATCGCGCAGTCGGCCCGGAGCAGCACCTCCTCGGGCGGGCAGCTCGGCCCGTCGGCCACGATGAGACAGCGCTCCCCCAGTCGGCAGTCCTTGTAGATCAGCTCGAAGGCGTCCGGGTCGATGTTCGGGGTCTTCTGCATCACGCCGCCAGCTCCTCCACGTGGGGCCTCAGCTTCTCGGCCAGGGCCTCCTCCGAGATCCTTCCCTGCGAGAAGTCCACGACGACGACCGGGCACGGGAAGCTCCACCTCTTCGAGGGCGTCTGGTAGCTTCCGTCGATCACGGTCCGCATGTTGGTCTCCAGCTCCCAGTAGAACCGTCGCCAGTACTCCGGGTCGTGCGGCCTCCGGAACCGCGTCATGCTCCGCACGGTCGGCTCCTCCATCCGGAACGTCCTCACGACCAGGCGCGGCGCCAGCATCTCCCAGTGCTCCCGCTTGGCTCGGGCCAGCCGCCACTGCTTCACCCCCACCAGGCCCGTGCATCCCTCGTGGACCCGACCGAACCTTTCCAGCCACGGCACGGTCCCAGGTCTGGAGGCCGCGAAGCGCTCCGTGACCCGCAGCAGCCCCCGCTCCTCGTATCCGCCCACCCTGTAGGGATAGCCGCCCGCGACCATCTTCGTCGGCGGGTCGAAGTCGTGGGCCATACATACCCCCAGGAGCTCCTGGAGCACGTAGGCCGTGAAGCTCGTCCCGCTCCGTCCCGTCCCCACGACCACCACGTCCGGGTGCCTCAGCCCCGCGGCCTCCTGCGTTTCGCGTGCGGTTTCCGTGACTTTCATGCATCGCCCATGCGTTCGCCCTGCGTTTTTCCTGCGTTCGCCCTGCGTTTCGCGTGCGTTTCGTGCGATGTCCGCACCGCAAGCACCTCCCACCAATCCGCGTCGCGGTCCGGTTCCATCCGAAGCTCCCACCAGTCGTCGTAGGGGAAGCTCGAGGCCGGCACGTTGACCCTCTGGCCGTTCGGGTAGCTGTTCCGGTTCAGGTGGTAGAAGGCTCCCCCCTCCTCCATCACGTCCTCGATGATGTTGAAGTACTCCTCGACGATCTCCGGGGTCATCTCCGAGAGCGACGCCATGTTGAGCACCAGGTCGAACTCCTGGCCGTAGAGCATCAGGGTCTCGTCGTACCGGACGAACTCGAACGCTCCCTCCCCCGGGTAGAGCTCGCTCAGGTAGAGTCGTTGCATGTCCAAGCACGGCTGCCCGTCGACCAGGACGTACCTCTCGACCGGGCCGAGTTGTTCGTTCAGGGTCCGCGCCATCCCGCCGAAGCCCCCGCCTATCTCCAGCACCCTCGGTCGCTCGGGGGGCAGCCATAGCTGCGT
The bacterium DNA segment above includes these coding regions:
- a CDS encoding putative sugar O-methyltransferase, which codes for MRHDWDRCWAKKEAAFRKTDWRCFRRDAELMGGIQTRVPKLNYFWNRCEAEGVPMEWRRDSLVGDPEGRTRFGVFVTATSLKMAYYLHRITQLWLPPERPRVLEIGGGFGGMARTLNEQLGPVERYVLVDGQPCLDMQRLYLSELYPGEGAFEFVRYDETLMLYGQEFDLVLNMASLSEMTPEIVEEYFNIIEDVMEEGGAFYHLNRNSYPNGQRVNVPASSFPYDDWWELRMEPDRDADWWEVLAVRTSHETHAKRRANAGKTQGERMGDA